From the Aerococcus viridans genome, the window GGACTGCTTTTCAGATTAGATTGCAAAGTTTCCTTTCTTGGCGTCGGCTCTTACACCTTCAAAAGCCGAACAATTACTGCGAGTGATTGGTGTATTTTGGGAGTGTTTGAAGGGTTTGACTTTTGAAGCCTGATATTATGACCGGTATTGGTTAAAAAAAGGGGGATGTGAACTTCATGTCACGTCTCTTTTTTCTTGGAACGACATCATTTATAAAACAAATCATTAGGAGGACATTATGCGCGTAAGAAATAAACCGTGGGCAAAGGATGCCATGGCAGAACATAGAGAATATGTCATTTTAGAACCGGAAACAATGCAGGGGAAATGGCAAGCTGAATTTAAAAACGACCATCCTGTTCATTTAGAAGTGGGAACTGGTAAGGGTCAATTCATTATTGAGATGGCCCGCCGTAATCCAGATGTGAACTTTATTGGTCTTGAGTTACAAGATTCAGTATTAGTGATGGCGATGGAGAAAGCTTTGGAAGGTGAATTGTTACCTAATTTACGCTTTATTTTAGGGAATGCCCTTGAACTATCTTCATATTTTAAAGAGGGTGAAGTGGCCAAGTTATTCTTAAACTTCTCTGATCCATGGCCAAAAGCCCGTCATGCGAAACGTCGTTTGACTTTCAAAACCTTCTTGGACCAATATAAACATGTTTTGCAAACAGATGGTTTTCTGCAATTCAAAACGGATAACCAAGGATTATTTGAATATTCACTGACTTCAATGTCACAGTATGGCATGGATTTCTTAGAAATTTCATTGAACTTGCATGAGTCGGATATTGAAGGCAATGTGCAAACAGAGTACGAAGAAAAATTCTCAGCCCGTGGTTTTAGAATTAACTATATGTTGGCTAAATTTAAATAAAAAATTGAGGGACTGTGACTTCAATTGCCACAGTCCCTCAATTATGCTTACAGCTTATAAAAATCTAGAAAGTTCCCGGTTTTTGGATCTGCCATAAATTCGTATTGAACTAATTCATTGTCTTCTGTACGAGAGATTCCGCCGTAGAAGACTTCTTGTTTCTGCCCAAAGCGTTCTACTTCAATGGGTTGTAATTCTATCCAAGAACCTTCGATGGTACCTGGGTCGGTGAATAGCGCTTTGGCTTTTTGTAAGACGTCACTACCGTCTACTTTTTTAGAATGGTCGGCTACTAATGCGCCCACAACACCACCAATAACTAGTCCGCATCCAAATAGGAAACCTGCTAGTAGGACGTCGTCACGTTTTGTTGGTTGTTGGTTGTATTGATTAGACATATAATCGCTCCTTTGTTGTCATAAGGGTGAGTAAGTGAATCTATTTCGATAAGTGATCATGAACCTATTATAACAATCATGTCTGGCAAAATATAGTTTTACCTATTCATAATTGTTTTGTTGTTATAGTGGATTTGATTTTGTGAAGTGATTTCAAATGATGGCGGAACCATTTATGCCATGGTGGAAAGGCTTGGCTGTCGGGGAAAATGATTATTTTTCACAGTCTATTATTATTTGCACTTTTATGACTAGGAGTATATAATCGAGTAGAATATTCTACGTTTTAATAGGACATTACCGGTCTAGTTGATGACTAGGCTTTTTTATTGGTTTATGTCGTAAGTTTTACTTAAATTTATTTTAAAAAAGAAATATGAAGGGGATTTTAACGAATATGTGGATTAGTATATATAATCGAGATGGTGTCGGTGACGTTATCATGTTTTCCAAAGGGACATTAACGAGAGACCGTATTGCGACTACAACAGTTGGAGATGTGACGCGTATTTTCAATAATGAAACGAAAGAAACAATGGGTTACAACATCCAAAATATTTCTAAGATGATTCAAATTGAAGGAAAGGGACGTGTTCATTTAAGTCAAACACAATTAGACTTAATCAACCAATCCTTATATGAACAAGGTTTTGATACTATTCCTTTCGATGATAATCCGCGTTTAGTCGTGGCTGAGGTTTTAGAAGTGAAGGATTTAGAAGGTTCTGACCACTTGCATATTACGCAAACCAAAATTAGTCCAGATGAGGTTGTTCAAATTGTTTGTGGTGCGCCAAATGTCCGAGAAGGGATGTTTGTAGTAGCGGCTTTACCAGGTGCTGTAATGCCAAATGGTCAAGTGATTTGGGAAGGTGAACTGCGTGGCGTTTCAAGCTACGGTATGTTAACTTCTGCATTTGAATTAGGTGTCGACCCTGAACATGTACGAAAAGGTATCCTTGAAATTAAAAATGACGTGCCAGTTGGGACTTCATTTGATAAAATTAACAGTGAACATTTCGTTGACGCTTAGCAGATATTATACGTTCTGATTAGGCAAACTATACATGTATTGTGTTGGGGGTGAGTAGTTGAGTCGAGATCATGACAAACTGAGACATTCTAAGGATAAATGGCAGCGATTTGAAGAGAAGTCCGCAAATCAGCTTAAACAATTTGTCCCATTTTACCATAAGGAGAATGATTCTTTGTTACACGAGAAAAATGACAATCCAATTACTTTCCCCAATTACATGAACTGGTATAACCAGGGGGAGGACCAGTCTTCTGGACGGCAAATTCCGCCTAAAAAGACCTATCAAAGAGAGGGTCAAGGAGACGACCGTCAGCAGATGGACTATTATCTAGCCGAAAAAGATCATAATCACCGCTACCAACCCTCATATGGGCATTTTAACTACGCCAACAATGAGGAACGGGACACCACAAGACCAGTCGAAGATTCAGGGGTGCAAGAGGTCTTTAAAGCGGCCTCTGTGGACGACAAACGCCAACAAAAATTGGACCGTTTACGTCAAGAGTTGCAGGAATATCAAGATTACCAATTCCGCAGACCTTTTCAACCGAATGATTTGCCGACAAATTGGACCAGTAACCGTCAAGATGCCAAGGCTGCTCGGTCATCCAAACGCAGCCATTTTCATTTTGAAGAGGCGGTTTCTCAACCTAAAGGATTCCCAGAAAAACGGCAAGCAACACCGGTTTCTGAAAACATGCCTGCAAGGGCCACTGTCCCTAAACGAGGGCATTTAAACCGTGGTCTGCAGAGTATTATGGCAGATGAACCAGGAGTAAGTTTTAACCAGCCAGGAAAACAAGCTAAGTCGGGGCATTATTCCTATTTTCCAGGCCAGGAAAAGCCATCATCGACCCCATATTTAAAAAATAAACAAGCGCAATCTAATCGAGGAAATGGAGATTTTAACGAGCATGAATAAAGAATTAACGTATCACTTCACAGGGATCAAAGGATCAGGTATGAGTGCCTTAGCCTTAATCTTGCATAATATGGGCTACAAGGTTCAGGGTTCAGACCAAGAAACTTACTTCTTTACCCAACGGGGTTTAGAAAAAGCTGGTATTGAATTACTACCTTTTAACGCTGACAACATCCAAGAAGGTATGTTTATCATTTGCGGCAACGCTTTTGGCGATGACCATCCTGAAGTTGTCCGTGCGAAAGAATTAGGTCTTGACGTGATGCGCTACCATTTCTTCCTTGGTGAATTAATCAAAGACTACACTAGTGTAGCGATTACTGGTTCTCACGGGAAAACTTCTACCACTGGTTTGATGGCACACGTGATGCGTGGTTTACATCCAACAAACTTCCTAATCGGTGATGGTACTGGTGCTGGTCAAGAAGACGCTGAATACTTTGTATTAGAAGCGGACGAATACCGTAAACATTTCTTAGCTTACCACCCAGACTACGCGATTTTTACTAATATCGATTTTGACCACCCTGACTACTATGAAAACATTGATCAAGTATTTGCAGCGAATACAACTTTCGCCCACCAAGTGAAGAAAAAAGTGATTGCATACGGTGGCGATGCTTACTTACGTCAATTTGCTGACCAATCTGACATAGATGTTTGGTACTACGGGCTTGAAGGTGGTGACAACCATATTGTGGCTTCAAATGTTGATCTAGCTACTGATGGGTCTCATTTTGATGTGCATGTAATGGGTGAATTCTATGGTCATTTTGACATTCCAACATTCGGTGAACACAATGTGATGAATGCCTTATCTGTCATTGGTTTCTGCTACCTCGAAAACTTCCCAGCAGACCGTGTTGCGGAAGAATTACGTACTTTTGGTGGGGTTAAACGTCGTTTCTCTGAGAAGAAAATTGGCGATATGACTTTAATTGATGACTATGCTCACCATCCATCAGAAATTAAAGCGACGATAAATGCTGCCCGGCAAAAATACCCGAACAAGAAGATTGTTTCTGTCTTCCAACCACATACTTTCAGCCGTACCATCGCTTTAATGGACGAATTTGCGGGTGCTTTGGACTTGTCAGATGACGTATACTTATGCGAAATTTTCGCTTCTGCGCGTGAGAAAGACAACAAGCAAGTGTCTGTTTCTGACCTAGCTAACAAGGTAACAAAACCTGTTCAAGTATTACCATTGGAAAATGTATCACCATTATTAGACTATGATGATGCAGTCATGATCTTTATGGGTGCTGGCGATATCATGAAGTTCGCTTACGCTTATGAAGACCTATTGGCAGACAGCCAATCAACTATCCACTAGAATAAAAGTATTGAAAGGTCGGCTTTGTGCTGGCCTTTTTGTGAAGAGAAAGGTCTATATAGGCGTTTGGAGGAGAATTAGATGGTTTACCGAAAAGTGATTCAGTTTGACCAAGAGGACCGATTTCAAGATGACTTGGCCAATGAAGTCAAGGAATTAACCTGGTTGCATTATGAAAATCCGGATAAGGGGGAAGTGCGACAGGTGATTGAAGACTACCACTTGCCAGTCCATTTCGGGGAGTATGTCTATGACCAGTTTGAAACGTCTTGGATTGAGTATTACCGAAATGATGCCGGGGACCTATTTACCTATATCATTATCCAGTATCCCTATGGTCATGAGGTAATTAGCGAGAATACCTATCATACAGCCCCACTAGTGATTGTCATGGGGCAGGATTTGGTGATGACTTTTATGAACCATACCAACTTGCCTTTTATGTTGGATATCCAGCGGTTAAATTTTCCTTCTGACTTTCCGATGACCTCTGCCTACGCCTTTGTCATGTACATGTTTTATGAGGTGGCTCAGGCCCATATCGATGCGGTCACCATAATGCATGGCTTGATTAAGCAAGCTGAGGAGGAGGCTCGTCATTCTACTAAAAACAACGTGTCTTATGCCTTAATCAACATCAACAAGGGTCTCGTTTACTTATCCACCGCGGTCCATAATAACGCCAACACTTTGAGCCGGATTAACCAATACATTAACCAATTGGAAAATGATACTCGCTACCACGAAAGGGTCCTTAATAGAGTACAAATCGAGATGAACCAGGCAGTAACCATGATTGAAAACGACATGGCGGTCATTGATAAACTGAACGATATGCTGTCGAATGTCATTTCAAATAACTTGAACGATGTCATGAAACGGCTAACGGTTATCACCATTATTATGACCGTGCCGACGATTACAGCAGGTCTTTGGGGGATGAACGTGGCTTTACCCCTTGAAGATAATGTCCACGGTTTTTCCATTATTTTAGTTGGTTCGATTATCTTGTCGGTTATTATTTATTTTATTATTGACCGGATCAATCTGTTTAAATGATGGCTCGGATTATAATTTTTTTGAAAAACAACCGTTTACCTTCCTAGTTGAAAGTAAATTATGCTAAGATAAAGACAGTATAATCAAGGAGGCTATTATGGCTAAACAACAGATTAAAAAAGCAGTAATTCCAGCTGGTGGTTTAGGAACGCGTTTCTTACCAGCGACTAAAGCGATGGCGAAAGAGATTATTCCAATCTTAGATAAACCATCCATTCAGTTTATTGTTGAAGAGGCAATTGAAAGTGGTATTGAAGAGATTTTAATTATTACCGGACGTAACAAACGTTCAGTAGAAGACCATTTTGATGCAAACTTTGATTTAGAAGACAACTTGAAGCAAAAACACAAAGATAAGCTGTTGAAGATGGTTGAAGACACGTCATTATTGAATATTCAATTCAAACGTCAGCACCATCCAAAAGGGTTAGGGGACGCTATTTACCAAGCAAAATCATTTGTTGGTGACGAACCCTTCTTATTATTATTAGGAGACGACATCACGGTGAGTGCGCCAGGTGAAAAACCATTATCAAAACAAATGATGGATCGCTACCAAGACCACCTAGATGATGATGCGGTATTGGTTGCCGGTGCAACTATTCCAGCTAAAGAAATGTCTTCTTACGGAATTATGACGACTTCTGGTAACGGTGAAGCGGGTATCTACAATATCGATAAGTTTGAAGAAAAACCGCAAAATGAAACCGAAGAAAAATTAGCGGCGATTGGTCGTTATATTTTACCACCAGAAATTTTCGATGCCATCGAAGCTATTCCTGAAAATTCCTTCTCAGGTGAGCTTGAATTAACAGATGCCATCAATCACTTAGCTAAAGGCGACAAGTTAAAAGCCTATGATTATCAAGGTGAATGGTATGAAGTTGGCGAACCATTAGGTTTACTAAAAGCCAGCATTCAATTCGCCTTACGTCACGAAGAAACAGCAGACGGTTTCCGTGAATACTTGAAAAATGATATTATCCCAACATTGAAATAATAGAACTTAAAAAGCAGTAGCGCGACTTCAATCGCGCTACTGCTTTTTTCAATATTTTAATAATTATCGTCATCTGGTGATAAGCCAGCGGCTAATATTTTCAATAGTTGGCCGGTTTCAGCATTTTCATGCCAGCCTCTAAAGTAGTCAGACCCGGGTCCATAAGCATAGACATTGACGTCTTCACCCGTATGGTTACCTGTTGTCCAGCCCGTATTAGAACGGCGGTCTACAATATCTCGAATGGCTTGGGTCAAGCGGCTGACCTTTTCTTCGTAAGTATAGACATAAGTATGGTAGATAGACCGTAACTGGTTTTTCTCAGTAGAAGATAATTCAAATTGGATGTTACGACGAATCACTTCAACCCAGTCATTAGTTTCTTGGGTCAGCTCAGCAATGTGTTGAGGAGTTGCTTTGACTTTTCGAATATAGTCAGGCAACCAAGAATCGATATTATTAGCCCCCATAGTCATCCCACCTGTCGCATGGTCAGACGTTGCAATGACAAGGGTATCTCCGTCTTGCTTGGCGAAATCGATAGCCACTTGAAAGGCACCGGCGAAATCATCAATTTCACTCATGATCCCAACCACATCTTTATGGTGGGCAGCCCAGTCAATTTGACTCCCTTCAACCATTAGGAAGAATCCTTCATCACTCGTATCCAATCGGCGGATGGCAGAATGGACCATTTCACCAAGACTAGGGGTCACATTTGACCAACGATCAATGGCCATTGGAATCCCAAATTCGGAGAATAAGCCAAGGACTTGTGGGTTATGGGAATTAAATAGTTCATGCTTAGTATGAACGATATCATAGCCAAGATTTTCAAATTCCTGAGCTAAATTTCGGTCTGGGCGGATAAAATGTTTACGACCGCCACCGAGCATGACGTCAATTTTTTGCTTGCCTTCAATAGTATCGTCTAAGTATTGGTCAGCAATATCAAAATAATCTAAGCGGCTTTCTACATGGGCCGCAAAACCTGCAGGCGTTGCGTGGCTGATTTCAGCGGTCACGACAATCCCTGTATTTTTATTGTTCAATTTGGCAATCTCTAAAGCAGAGTCTACCCGGCTCAATTGTTTGTCTAGGCCAATGACGCCATTCATGGTTTTGACGCCAGTCGCCATGGCTGTTGAAGAGGCGGCAGAATCGGTAATCGTCGCCCAAGGATCAAAGGAATAAGTGGATTGTTGGCCAACCAAGTATTGGTTAAAGATGCTTGGGTTTCTAAAGTGACCAACATCTTGATGAAGGTATTCCCGGTAGGCTGAGGCGAGTGAAACGCTCATCCCGTCGGACACCATGAAAATAATGTTCTTCGGTTGGTGGGGAAATTGCTCATTACTAGCTACCATAATTTATGCTGCTTCCTTTCAGTAATCACTTGTCATATTGATGCGTTTTTTCAAATCAATACCATCTTTTCTATCCTACAAGGCTATTATAAGTTAAAATAGAAAGGAATGCTAAAGAAAGAGGGATACGACATGTTACGGATTGATGCCGCAGTTTTACATATCTTTGATACCAACACCAACGAAGCGGTCTTATCACAGACACTTTTAGACCATAAAGAGCAATATATGATTGAATATATTGACAAAATGATAACTAAAATCATGTATACGGCACAGCAAAAAGTAGGCAAGCTACCTGATAGAAGTCCAGCTAAGAAAATTTTAGTAGGCATGAATCAAGCGGAAAACTTCCTACATGGCACACAAAAACTGACCAACCGTTTTTTCAATTTCACAAAATTAAACCCGGATATCAAACCAGCAGATTTACTGTGGACAGGATTCTGGCTAGACGAAGCCTATTTTATCGGCATGTTCAAGTTAAACCACAACGAATCCTACACCCACTACGTAGAGTATGACCAGGACAACTTGAAAAATGACCTGATTATCAACCGCGCCATTCTGCCTAGCCCAACCCAAGCTATCGACGAAGGATTCTTATACTGCATCGATACAGAAGAGTACTTCTTAATTGAGAAGAAACATCTGATCGAAGAATACGGGGAGCGGATTAACTATCTAAGTGAAATCTTCTTGGATATCCAAACCAACCCAAGTATGAAAGAATCAGTGAACATCATCAAAAAAGCTATCGCTAAAACCGCCAAGAAATTTGGGGAAGATGACTATCAAGACCTGGCCGAGGTAAAACAAATCCTGTATGACACTATTCATGAAACACAAGCGATTGATAACCAAGCGATTGCTGAAGTCATGTACGGGGATAATTTCTCCCGAAAACAAGCCTACTTTGAAGAAACCAAGGAACAAGGTTTGGCTGATGAAACACCTTATATGCCGGAACTTTTAGGGAACAACATGCAACGCCAAAAATTCAAGTTTGAAAACGGAATTGAATTATCTATTCCCTTAGACTTGTTTAATGACCCAGAAGTGGTTGAAATCAAAAACAACCCGGATGGCACACTGTCAGTCGAAATTAAAAATATCGAAAAAATCAAAAACATGTTCTAGACTACCACCATTGTCTAAATGACGGATAACATTAGAAAGGTTTACCTATATGTGGCAAAAATTCAAAGACTTAGGTTGGCGTGCCGCCCTAATTGTCTTCTTCGTGGTTTATATGATCACGATATTAACAGTAGCAAACCCAGAACAATTCCAAACGCCATTCCGCTTCATCTTCGCGGCTATCATCATCGTTGGTTTTGTCATGGAACTAGAAAAGAAACGTAAAAAATAAGTAGGCATTATAAAAGGTCGCGAATTGATGTTCGTGACCTTTTTACCTAATCTAACAATAGTCTTAATATCGAGCTCTTCTTACGCATAGACATCCGTATGTCACTGCGTTCCGACGGCTGTTTCACAAAAGCCAAACCCTTCCGATGCTTCCCAAATTACGCTAATTACTTACAGTAATTGTTCGGTTTCTAAGGTGTAAGGCCGACGTCACACTATGATACGGCACTATTTGTCTAGTATCTCCTGTCTAGACGCTATACATCACATACTGATTTTAAGGCAATGATAGGTAAAGTGTAAGCCAAAGGTCGATGTGTACTATATATTCTGAATGATTTGAATCAAACTGCAATCAAGAGTAAAATAGGAAAGAATAACGATAGCGAAAACAAACAAGAGGAGAGGGTTTTTTAATGAAATATAATGACACTTGGGATTTAGACGCCATGTATCAAGGCGGAGTGACAGGGAATGCCTTTCAAGAGGCCCTAGAAACCCTAGTCCAAAAACGAGATGCCTTAATCAAAGACATGCAGGCATTTGATATCAATGCAACAGGCGCACCAGCAACTTTTGCGGATATTATTGATCAAGCTGACCAATACTTAAACCACTTCACTACTTTAATAACCTACGCCCAAATGGCATCTGACGCAGACATGCGTGACGAGGCCGCTTCGGCAGCGATTAATAAGGTGGCGACTTTAAACCAGGCTTATGAAATTGCCCGCAAAGGGTTAGACAAACAATTGGCGACCCTAAGCGATGCCGAATTTCAGGACTTTTTAGCGGAACCACGCTTGGCTGAAATTGCCTTCACCCTTGAGGAAGACCGTCGCGATGCGAAACGCTTATTAGATGATCAAGCGGAAGCCCTTTTGTCAGAATTACAAATTGACGGCTTATCTGGTTGGTCAAATACTTATTCTACGACGGCTTCAGTGATGACGATTTCGGTCGATTTAGATGACGGCCACCACGATTATTCAGTGGGTCAGGCCATGAACAACATGTACGCTGACCCAAATCCTGAAAACCGGGCGAAAATTTTCGCTGCTTGGGAAGAAACTTTTGCCCAATACGGTCCAGTCTTCGCTGATATCTTAAACCACTTGGCTGGCTACCGTTTAACCACTCAAAAAGCTCATGGATACAATGATTTCATGGAAGAACCTCTAGAATATAACCGTATTAAAGGGGAAACTGTGGAAGCTATGTGGCAAGCTGTTGCAGCTAATAAAGATACCTTTGTCCAATTTTTAAACCGGAAAAAGGCTTTACTTGGTTTAGAAACTTTGAACTGGCAAGATGTTGATGCACCATTAGATTTCGAAGACACCAAACCAACGACCTTCACTTATGATGAGGCGGCGGACTTTGTGGTGGAAAACTTCAGAACATTTGGGGACAAGCTAGCGGACTTCGCCCAATCAGCTATAGACAAGCGGTGGATTGAAGCAGAAGACCGTCCCGGCAAGCGTCCAGGTGGTTACTGTACAGAAACCATCAATGAAGATGAGACCCGTATCTTTATGACCTTTACAGGCTCAAGAAACGATACATCAACCTTGGCCCACGAATTGGGCCACGCCTTCCACTCTGATGTGTTAACCAGTGAAGCACCGTCTAACCAAGCTTATGCGATGAATGTTGCGGAAACAGCGTCGACTTTTGCAGAAACAATTGTAGCTAACGCTAATTTAAAACAAGCCAAAAGTAAGTCAGAGCGCCTACAATTATTGAACGCGAAAATGGAAAATGCCATCGCGATGTTCATGAATATCCGGTCTCGTTTCTTATTTGAAACAGCCTTTTACACTGAGCGTCAAGACGGTTTTGTATCAGAAAGTCGCTTGAACGAATTGATGACCCAAGCTCAAGAAGAAGCCTTTGGTGGCGCCATTAATGACTTACACCCACATTTCTGGGCTAGCAAGCTGCACTTCTTCATTGATGACGTGCCATTCTATAACTTCCCATATACATTCGGCTACATGTTTAGTTTAGGTATCTATGCGGAATACTTGAAAGCACCAGAAGGATTTGAAGAGCGTTACATCGCCTTATTGAAAGATACAGGACGGATGACCACTGAAGAATTGGCCATGAAACATTTAGGCGCTGACCTAACTAAGCCAGATTTCTGGCAAGCAGCCATCGATTTAGCGGCAGCAGACGTGAAAGAATTCTTAGCTGAGTCGGAAGATTTAGTTTAATTGAATATATAAATAAGTTTCTAAAAGCAGGTAGGGATACATTTCCTTTACCTGCTTTTTACAATATGCACAAACTTTGCGTGCTATAATTGACCTAATATTGAAATCAATTACTATCTTTGTGAAATTTAAGGAGGTGGGAAAATGACAACCGCGGTTATTGGCACCGTTATTGGCGATGTGGTGGGGTCTCGTTTTGAACGGCATAACCACAAAAATAAAGACTTTGAATTTTTTACAGAAAAGAACCATTTTACTGACGACACGGTCATGACTTTAGCGGTCGCTGACGCTATCATGGACGTGGCAGCGCAGAAATTGGTTTTGGGCCAAGACAATGCAGCTATTGAAGCCTTGGCCATTGCATCTATGCAAAAATTAGGCCAGACTTATCCGTTGGCAGGGTATGGTCTAAACTTTTCTAAATGGTTACGGACTGTTGACCCCAAGCCTTACGGTTCTTATGGAAACGGGGCAGCCATGCGGATTGGACCTATAGGCGACTTAGATTTAAGTGACCAGGACCGGGAACATTTGGCAAGGGTCATTACCGGCATTTCCCACAATTCTGAAGACGGTTATTTAGGTGCTAATGCATTGGCAGGCGTGATTGCAACAGCTAAAAGTCAGACAGATAAAGATCTGATTGCTGACAAAATGACGAGCTATTATCCACTTGATTTGACCTTGGATGAAATACGCCCAACTTACCGATTTGACGTTTCTTGCGCTGGGTCAATCCCAGTCGCCTTCCAAGCCTTTTTAGAAGGGGATTCTTTTGAAGATGTCATCCGGAATGCCATATCAGTGGGCGGAGATTCAGATACAATCGCCTCCATGGCTGGGGCCATTGCTTCCGCTTATTACCAAGACGTGCCGGATGATATGGTGGTTAAAACATTGACCTATTTGCCGGATGATCTAAGGGCGATTTTAACTAGATGGCAATCATTCGTTGGCTAGAGAAAGGAATATGTGATTTTTATGACTCATTCGACCATTTTTGACGAAATCAAACAAGAAATTATTGACGATCCTTATAACAAGGACTATACCGACCGCGGGATTGAACCCGTTTTCTATGCTTCAAAAAATGCCCGGATTGCCATTATCGGCCAAGCACCTGGTAAGAAAGTAGAGGAGACGCAGCTTTTCTGGAATGACCAGTCGGGAGACCGGTTAAGAAATTGGATGGGGATTTCTAGGGATCTATTCTATAAAACTGATATGATTGCCCAGTTACCTATGGATTTCTATTATCCAGGCAAGGCCAAAACGGGGGACAAACCACCAAGAAAGGGATTCGCAGACAAGTTTCACCCGCAAATTCTAAAGGAAATGCCCAATATAGAAACCATTATCTTGA encodes:
- a CDS encoding UTP--glucose-1-phosphate uridylyltransferase; the encoded protein is MAKQQIKKAVIPAGGLGTRFLPATKAMAKEIIPILDKPSIQFIVEEAIESGIEEILIITGRNKRSVEDHFDANFDLEDNLKQKHKDKLLKMVEDTSLLNIQFKRQHHPKGLGDAIYQAKSFVGDEPFLLLLGDDITVSAPGEKPLSKQMMDRYQDHLDDDAVLVAGATIPAKEMSSYGIMTTSGNGEAGIYNIDKFEEKPQNETEEKLAAIGRYILPPEIFDAIEAIPENSFSGELELTDAINHLAKGDKLKAYDYQGEWYEVGEPLGLLKASIQFALRHEETADGFREYLKNDIIPTLK
- a CDS encoding nucleoid-associated protein translates to MLRIDAAVLHIFDTNTNEAVLSQTLLDHKEQYMIEYIDKMITKIMYTAQQKVGKLPDRSPAKKILVGMNQAENFLHGTQKLTNRFFNFTKLNPDIKPADLLWTGFWLDEAYFIGMFKLNHNESYTHYVEYDQDNLKNDLIINRAILPSPTQAIDEGFLYCIDTEEYFLIEKKHLIEEYGERINYLSEIFLDIQTNPSMKESVNIIKKAIAKTAKKFGEDDYQDLAEVKQILYDTIHETQAIDNQAIAEVMYGDNFSRKQAYFEETKEQGLADETPYMPELLGNNMQRQKFKFENGIELSIPLDLFNDPEVVEIKNNPDGTLSVEIKNIEKIKNMF
- a CDS encoding magnesium transporter CorA family protein; protein product: MVYRKVIQFDQEDRFQDDLANEVKELTWLHYENPDKGEVRQVIEDYHLPVHFGEYVYDQFETSWIEYYRNDAGDLFTYIIIQYPYGHEVISENTYHTAPLVIVMGQDLVMTFMNHTNLPFMLDIQRLNFPSDFPMTSAYAFVMYMFYEVAQAHIDAVTIMHGLIKQAEEEARHSTKNNVSYALININKGLVYLSTAVHNNANTLSRINQYINQLENDTRYHERVLNRVQIEMNQAVTMIENDMAVIDKLNDMLSNVISNNLNDVMKRLTVITIIMTVPTITAGLWGMNVALPLEDNVHGFSIILVGSIILSVIIYFIIDRINLFK
- a CDS encoding alkaline phosphatase translates to MVASNEQFPHQPKNIIFMVSDGMSVSLASAYREYLHQDVGHFRNPSIFNQYLVGQQSTYSFDPWATITDSAASSTAMATGVKTMNGVIGLDKQLSRVDSALEIAKLNNKNTGIVVTAEISHATPAGFAAHVESRLDYFDIADQYLDDTIEGKQKIDVMLGGGRKHFIRPDRNLAQEFENLGYDIVHTKHELFNSHNPQVLGLFSEFGIPMAIDRWSNVTPSLGEMVHSAIRRLDTSDEGFFLMVEGSQIDWAAHHKDVVGIMSEIDDFAGAFQVAIDFAKQDGDTLVIATSDHATGGMTMGANNIDSWLPDYIRKVKATPQHIAELTQETNDWVEVIRRNIQFELSSTEKNQLRSIYHTYVYTYEEKVSRLTQAIRDIVDRRSNTGWTTGNHTGEDVNVYAYGPGSDYFRGWHENAETGQLLKILAAGLSPDDDNY
- the murC gene encoding UDP-N-acetylmuramate--L-alanine ligase is translated as MNKELTYHFTGIKGSGMSALALILHNMGYKVQGSDQETYFFTQRGLEKAGIELLPFNADNIQEGMFIICGNAFGDDHPEVVRAKELGLDVMRYHFFLGELIKDYTSVAITGSHGKTSTTGLMAHVMRGLHPTNFLIGDGTGAGQEDAEYFVLEADEYRKHFLAYHPDYAIFTNIDFDHPDYYENIDQVFAANTTFAHQVKKKVIAYGGDAYLRQFADQSDIDVWYYGLEGGDNHIVASNVDLATDGSHFDVHVMGEFYGHFDIPTFGEHNVMNALSVIGFCYLENFPADRVAEELRTFGGVKRRFSEKKIGDMTLIDDYAHHPSEIKATINAARQKYPNKKIVSVFQPHTFSRTIALMDEFAGALDLSDDVYLCEIFASAREKDNKQVSVSDLANKVTKPVQVLPLENVSPLLDYDDAVMIFMGAGDIMKFAYAYEDLLADSQSTIH
- the ytpR gene encoding YtpR family tRNA-binding protein, translated to MWISIYNRDGVGDVIMFSKGTLTRDRIATTTVGDVTRIFNNETKETMGYNIQNISKMIQIEGKGRVHLSQTQLDLINQSLYEQGFDTIPFDDNPRLVVAEVLEVKDLEGSDHLHITQTKISPDEVVQIVCGAPNVREGMFVVAALPGAVMPNGQVIWEGELRGVSSYGMLTSAFELGVDPEHVRKGILEIKNDVPVGTSFDKINSEHFVDA
- the trmB gene encoding tRNA (guanosine(46)-N7)-methyltransferase TrmB yields the protein MRVRNKPWAKDAMAEHREYVILEPETMQGKWQAEFKNDHPVHLEVGTGKGQFIIEMARRNPDVNFIGLELQDSVLVMAMEKALEGELLPNLRFILGNALELSSYFKEGEVAKLFLNFSDPWPKARHAKRRLTFKTFLDQYKHVLQTDGFLQFKTDNQGLFEYSLTSMSQYGMDFLEISLNLHESDIEGNVQTEYEEKFSARGFRINYMLAKFK